One stretch of Arachis hypogaea cultivar Tifrunner chromosome 20, arahy.Tifrunner.gnm2.J5K5, whole genome shotgun sequence DNA includes these proteins:
- the LOC140182998 gene encoding uncharacterized protein, which translates to MLEDILRACVLDQPGSWGRYIPLVAFVYNNSFHVSIRMTLYEALYRRKYQSPLCWYEASESSVLEPNLVAETTEKINCVELESIELKEILTFQVTPVRIDDTSVEKLNEKEVLLVKVAWKRARMEEHTWELELEMWKDYPEIFSEAYFERQDVAADHEGVRHPRAYPRTPMTDTSAKSGSHGGTHPLAPCLCVTRGDTQRFAE; encoded by the exons ATGTTGGAGGATATTCTAAGGGCGTGTGTGTTAGATCAACCAGGAAGTTGGGGCCGTTACATACCATTGGTTGCATTTGTGTACAACAATAGCTTTCATGTGAGTATTAGAATGACTCTGTATGAGGCTTTGTATAGACGGAAGTACCAATCTCCACTGTGTTGGTATGAAGCGAGTGAATCAAGTGTGTTGGAACCGAATTTGGTAGCAGAGACCACTGAGAAGATCAACTGTGTTG AGCTCGAATCAATTGAGTTGAAGGAGATCTTGACTTTTCAGGTCACACCAGTGAGGATTGATGACACTAGTGTGGAGAAGCTAAATGAAAAAGAAGTTCTGTTGGTGAAGGTAGCCTGGAAGAGAGCTAGAatggaagagcacacttgggagtTAGAGTTAGAGATGTGGAAGGATTATCCCGAGATATTCTCAG aggcttactttgagagacaGGATGTTGCTGCGGATCATGAGGGGGTCCGGCACCCAAGAGCTTATCCACGTACTCCTATGACAGATACTAGTGCCAAGTCTGGAAGTCACGGAGGCACCCACCCACTGGCTCCCTGTTTGTGCGTAACACGAGGTGATACGCAACGTTTTGCAGAGTGA